In Kineosporia sp. NBRC 101731, the genomic window CTGCAGGCACTGCAGACCGGCCTCCAGCACCGTCCACTTGGAACTGTCGACCATCACCGGGATCCGGGCCACCTCGGGCTCGGTCGCGATCAGGTTGAGGAACGTGACCATCGCCTGCTCGCTGTCGAGCAGGTCGGCGTCCATGTTCACGTCGAGCACGTTCGCGCCGCCGCGGACCTGCTCCACGGCCACCTCGACCGCGGTCTGGTAGTCGTCGGCCTCGATCAGCCGGCGGAACTTCGCCGAGCCGGTGACGTTGGTGCGCTCGCCGATCATCACGAAGCCGGTGGTGTCGGTGATGTTCATCGGCTCCAGGCCGCTGAACCGGCTCTGGTGCGGAATCTGAGGTAGCGGACGGGGTTTGAGGCCCTTGACCGCCTCGGCGATCTTCGCGATGTGCGCCGGCGTGGTGCCGCAACAGCCGCCGACCACGTTGACCAGGCCGTCGTGGGCGAAGCCGCCCACCAGGTGGCTGGTCTCGTCGGGGGTCTCCTCGTACTCACCGAACGAGTTCGGCAGGCCGGCGTTGGGGTGGCTCGCCGTGTACGTGCCCGCCAGCCGCGCCAGATCGGACACGTAGGGACGCATCTCGGCGGCCCCCAGTGAGCAGTTCACGCCCACGACCAGAGGGTTCGCGTGTTCGATGGAGCGCCAGAAGGCCTCGACGGTCTGCCCGGAGAGCGTGCGCCCGCTCATGTCGACGATCGTGACCGAGAACCAGATCGGCAGGTCGGGCGCCACGTCGCGGGCTGCGGCCAGGGCGGCCTTGGCGTTCAGCGTGTCGAAGATCGTCTCGACCAGGAGCAGGTCGACGCCGCCGTCGCGCAGGGCCTCGATCTGCTCCGCGTACGAGTCGTGCACCTGGTCGAACGTGACGGCCCGGTAGGCCGGGTCCTCCACCTTCGGCGACAGGGACAGCGTGACGTTCAGCGGGCCCACCGAGCCGGCGACATATCGTCGTACGCCCGTCTCCCGCTCCGCCTCGTCGGCCGCCTGGCGGGCCAGCTTCGCCGCCTCCAGGTTCATCTCGCGCACCATGGACTCCAGGCCGTAGTCGGCCTGCCCGATGCTGGTGGCGGTGAAGGTGTTGGTGGTGGTGATGTCGGCGCCCGCGGCCAGGTATTGGCGGTGTACGTCGAGCACCACGTGCGGTGCGGTGATGTTCAGCAGGTCCGGATCGCCGGTGACGTCTTTCGGATGATTCGCCAGACGTTCGGTCAGATAGTCGGACGGCGAGAGTTTCGCGTTCTGGAACATCGTGCCCCAGGCACCGTCCAGCACGGCGATCCTGCTGTCCAGCAGATCACGCAGCGCACGGGTTCGATCTTCAGCCATCTTGCAACCCCACTCCGACACGGAATCGACATGTTCTGAGAGGGGCGCCCTTCTGTGTTCTGAGCCTCGGTGAGCGTGGCGGGCTCTGTTGGTGGCAGTGCCCGTTGCAGCGCCTCTCACGTGCGGCCGACGCACAAGTTTACGAGGTACGGGCCCAGATGCCGAGTCGCGGGGGACCAACGGGGTGGTCGATACCTTTCCGGCCGACACTTCCGCACCTGAAAATGGGGGACGCGGGTGAGTCCGGTGGGTGGTTCGGTCGCGGAACGTCCAGGATGGGGAATGTCCGGATCGTCCGTCGGAAGGATTCTCGTGGAGTCGCTGGTCGTGAAGAGCCTGACACAGGGGGAAGCCCAGGAACGCGCGGACCTGCTCGGGGTGGAGAGGTACGAGATCGCGGTGGATCTCACCGGCCTGCCGACCGGGCCACGGGTACGCACCACCTCGACGATCACCTTCTCCTGCCGTACTCCGGGTGCTGCCACGTTCGTGGACGCCGCGGCGACGGTGCTGGGCGCGACGCTCAACGGCCGGGCGCTGGGCCCGGCCTCCGGGGGCAGACTGCCGCTGGACGACCTCGCCGCGCAGAACACGCTGGTGGTGGAGTGCGAGCAGATGAACACCCGGGACGGCGCCGGCGTGCACAAGGCCGTGGACCCGGCCGACGGTGAGGTCTACCTGTGGACGTCGTTCGAGCCGGACCAGGCGCGCTGGGTGTGGGCGTGTTTCGACCAGCCCGATCTGAAGGCGCCCCACACGTTCACCGTCACCGCACCGGCGGAGTGGACGGTGACCAGCAATTCGGGCACTGCGCGGGTGTCCGGGACGGAAGGGCCGGAGGGCTCGCCGGGGCCGCGGGTCTGGGAGTTCGACCCGACGCCCGCGCTCTCGCCCTACAACACGGTGGTCAACGCCGGGCCGTTCCACCAGGTGCGGCGCCAGGTCGACGGGTACGACCTGGGCCTGCTCTGCCGCCGGTCGCTGGCCTCGGTGCTGGACCGGGAGGCCGAGCAACTGTTCACGGTGACCGCCCAGGGACTGCGGTTCTTCGGCGAGCAGTTCGAGATGCCTTTCCCGCAGGCCCGTTACGACCAGGTGTTCGTTCCGGAGTTCGGTGGCGCGATGGAGAACTTCGGCTGCGTCACCTGGAACGACGGATTCCTGCGCCGCAGCGATCCGACGCCGGTCGAGAAGGAGCAGCTGGCCCGGGTCCTGCTGCACGAGATGGCGCACATGTGGTTCGGCAACATCGTCACCATGCGCTGGTGGGACGACCTCTGGCTGAACGAGTCGTTCGCCGAGTTCGCCTGCAACTGGGCCGCGAGCGAGGCCACGGAGTACACCGACGCCTGGGCCCGGCACCTGGCGGCCGGGAAGCTCGCTGCCTACCTCGCCGATCAGGGCCCGGTTTCGCATCCCATCCGCCAGCCGATCCGCGACGTGGCCGAGGCGACGTCGATCTTCGACTCGATCACCTACCCCAAGGGTGCGTCGGTGCTGCGGCAGTTGCAGGTCTACGTCGGGGAGAAGGCTTTCCGGGCCGGGACGGCCGCCTACTTCGCGAAGTACGCCTGGCAGAACACCACACTCCAGGACCTGATCGACGAGCTGGCCGCGGCGAGCGG contains:
- the pepN gene encoding aminopeptidase N encodes the protein MSGSSVGRILVESLVVKSLTQGEAQERADLLGVERYEIAVDLTGLPTGPRVRTTSTITFSCRTPGAATFVDAAATVLGATLNGRALGPASGGRLPLDDLAAQNTLVVECEQMNTRDGAGVHKAVDPADGEVYLWTSFEPDQARWVWACFDQPDLKAPHTFTVTAPAEWTVTSNSGTARVSGTEGPEGSPGPRVWEFDPTPALSPYNTVVNAGPFHQVRRQVDGYDLGLLCRRSLASVLDREAEQLFTVTAQGLRFFGEQFEMPFPQARYDQVFVPEFGGAMENFGCVTWNDGFLRRSDPTPVEKEQLARVLLHEMAHMWFGNIVTMRWWDDLWLNESFAEFACNWAASEATEYTDAWARHLAAGKLAAYLADQGPVSHPIRQPIRDVAEATSIFDSITYPKGASVLRQLQVYVGEKAFRAGTAAYFAKYAWQNTTLQDLIDELAAASGQDLSAWRDGWLGTAGTDHFTLDTSGEQPVLVGRGPEGSPRPQVLAVGAYRSGLAPENGLTRTHRALVEVSSARTPLDLPGDADFYLVNDDDLTFATTRPADPAAAGRLPTPIARAVAVASLWDALVTGEMSAAQAVAGLVAVLDVETVPVLAGTYLNLAGDVAGDWAPAAHRAAIEAQVAEVARRLAAEPARRRAALRTLARVTGDPEALFGEVGDDIDLAWRTLVRMSELGGDTTAPVQDLLDRDPDPDSGMRAMTVRAAAPDPEAKATVWQALVDRSVPLPAIAAVSSAFWRPGQEAVLAGYSERYLALLPTLHRGGMIPALHLSRDLFPVFGIDEAYVARVTEAAAAGDVAPVVAKTLAERADEVARMLRTRKG